Below is a genomic region from Sutterella megalosphaeroides.
GAGGCCGAGTCCTTCCTTCTTGGAGCTCGCGTGGGGCTTCCCCAGGTTGCCGAAGACGTCATCGGAGAGCGCCTCGCCGTTGTCTTCCACGGTGACGAGCGCACGGTCGCCGTCCGCTCGGAGCGTAACTTCAAGCCTCCCGTCCGCGGGATTCGTCCGTTCGACGGCCTCAAGCGCGTTTTTGATGAGGTTGACGAGCACGAGCTCGATTTCGAGGGCGTCGACATCGACCCAAACCGGTGTGTCGGGTTGACGGCGTTCGATCAAAACGGAGGACTTCATGGCGCCGGCGTGTTGCATGGCGCACGAGAGAACCGAACACAAATCCGTTCGCTCCGGCACGGGCATCTGGCGCTTCGCGGACTGTCGTACGCGCTCGACGATGTCGGCCGCAAGATAGGCGGCCTCCAGCGAACGATCGATGGGAAAGGCTTCGCGCGCGGGATCGAACGTACCCTGCTCGCGCAACATCTTGATCCCCGTAAGGTAGTTGACGATCGCGGTGAGGGGTTGCTTGAGCTCGTGTGCGAACATCGCGGAGAGTTGTGCGACCATCCCGGCACGCTCGAGGTTGGCGAGCGCCTGACGGCTCGCGCGCAAGGCTTCAGCGGCAGCCTCGCGACGGTGCGATTCACGCGTGAGTTCTCTCGTCCGACGTCGCACCAACAAGTTGACGCGTACGACATGTACGGCGAGGATGAGAAGCGCCGCCGCCAGGGCCGCAAGCGGCACCTTGTACCGCTCGACGAGGGCCGACGGCGACATGTCCCGCAGATACGCCCAGGGGCCGAGTTGCAGACGCTCCATCAGTTCCAAAACGCGCTGACGGTTGTTGTTCGACACCCAGTCGTAGCCGCGTCGGTCGGGCGGCGCCGTGAGTACGGCCACTGTTACGTCGCGCACGACGTCGGGATGTGCGTTCGGAAGCGACGCGAGCATCATGTCGGGAAAGAGTTCGGTCGAGCGTTTGCAGCCCCCCGCACCGACGGGCGGTTGCTCGTTCACGACGCGGAGAGCCTGCGGATCGATCGCACCCGCCGCAACGGCCTCTTCCAAGGCGCAGGTGGAAAGGATGGCCGCTTCGGTTTGGCCCGAGAGCACCATCGTAGCGGCATCGGGAACGTTCCACTCGGTGAAGAGCACTTCGGAGAAAAAGTGCTCGGGGTCGAACCCCGCTCGTGCGATTTCGTTCATCGGGACGAGCCAGCCTTCGAAGGCGGCGGGACTCGTGGTGGCGACGCTGCGTCCCTTGAGGTCCTCGAGTGTTCGGACGGGGCTCTTTGCAGGCACGACGAAGACGGCGCCGATCGTGCGATCGACGTTCGCGCTTCCGGCAACCCTTCGTGTGGCGATCTCCTCGAGGCCGAGCGCGTCAAAGCGCACGGCGTCCCCGCTCGAAAGAATCAAAAAAGTATTGGGCTTGAACTCAACGCGTTCGAGATCCGTCCCGCGAGCAAATTCGAAGGTTCTCACCTCGTACTGCGGGAGCTTCGCACGCAACGCTTCGACAAGCGGCACGAAGCTGTACATGTAGAAGTCGGGCGTGAACGTGTCGACGAGCCCGATCGTGATGACCGGACGCCCCGGAGACGATTCGTCCCGGGCATCCCTCTCGGCTTCTGGGGCCGCAGCCGAAGTCCGACTCTCGGCCGGCACGGCAAGCACAAGCCCGAGCGCTACGGAGAGCGTAACGAAGAGAGCCCGCAAACAAAGCGGTGGAGTGCGTTGGGACATGCGGGACGGTGCGAACAAAATTTCGAATTCAAGGGGCGCAGGGCGGACGGATTCGACGGAACATTTTAAGCCGAGCATGTCGCCCGCGAAAAAGGCCGCTCTCCCGGCGGGAAAAACGGCCTTTTGATCAAAGTCGGACACCCCGGCCCGAACGCGTTTTGAGCGACTGTCAGGCGACCGTCGGGCGCCCGCCGTCGCGCACGGTTCCGAGGCGCTGTTGGCTGAAAACAAAGCAGGCTGACGCCCAGCGGCTTATTTTTCCTCAGCCGCGTACCCGCCCGCGATGCGGCCCGACGTGTAGGCGATGCCGAGACCCGTACCCGACGTATAGACGCGACCGTAGTACGGACGATTCTGAACTTCGCCGCCCGCGTAGAGACCCTTCACGGGCGAGCCGTCGGCGCGAACGACCTGGAACTTGTCGTTCACCTTGACGCCGCCCATCGTTCCGCCCGTCTGCGGCACGACGCGCACCGCATAGAAGGGCGCCTTGAGGAAAGGCTTCAGGTAGGTCTTGGGCTTCTTGAACGCCTTGTCGTCGCCCGTTTCGCACGCTTCGTTGTAGGCGTCCATCGTGCGCTTCAGGGCTTCGGGCGGAACCCCCATCTTTCGGGCGAGCTCTTCCCAGGTGTTGGCACCGACCGCAAGCTCGGCGTCCGGATAGTCGACGAGCACCTTCACCTTTTCGGCGTCCGCACTGTCGACGATCGCCCAAGCCTTTTCCTGCTCGGCCACGTAGTCGGTCAAGTACGGGAGATTTTCGTTAACGAAGCGCTCGCCCTTCTGGTTCACGAACACGCGGTCCTTGTACTTGTCCTTCGTCGTAAAGGTCTTCGTGAGTTCGGACTTAAGGCTGTTGACGTAGAGCCCGATCACCCAGGCGTCGTCGTACATGACGCCGCCCGCCTTGACGGCCATGCGAATCCCGTCACCCGTAGCGCCGACCGTTGCGACCGAGAGGTCCGCAAAGGGCGCGTACTGCGGAACGAACTTCGCGAGCATCTCCTTGTTGTGCGCGAACCCGCCGGTCGCAAGCACCACGGCTTTGGCGGAGACTTCGTAGCGGGTCGTTTTGTTGTGCGCGGTTACGCCGACCACAGCACCGTCCTTCACGACGAGGTCGTCGACGGGGGTCGCCGTACGAATGTCGACGCCCAACTTGTCCGTATAGGTCTTGAGCGACTCGATCACGAACCGCCCGCCCGCAGGCGACGAACCGCGACCCGAAGCGGGAACGGGCGACTTCAAGGGCGCGTGCGCGTAGCGCGGGCCGCCGTAGCCGAAGGGACGGGGCGACGCATATTGGTGGCCGACGTTCGTTTCGAGCCAATTGACCGTTTCCGTGAACTCATGCCCCATCCGATCGACGAGCTTCACGTCCGGAAAAGCGGGGTTGCCGCCCGGGAAGCTTCGCTTCTGGTCGTCGAGCCAGATCTTGATAAATCCTTCGGGCGTCGCGTCGGTGACGCCTTCCTTCTTTTGGAGGTTGGTCGATCCCCCTGCAATCGCACCGCCCGCAAAGGCGGAGGAGCCGCCGATCATCGGCATCTTTTCGAAAACGATCACTTTCGCACCCTTTTCGGCAGCGGCCGCGGCGGCCGCCATCCCGGTGCCGCCCGCACCGACGACAACGACGTCGGCCGAGAGCGTTTCAAGGGGCAAGGTCGCCGGGTCGATCCCGGCTTGGGCGCAAAGCGCCATGAGCGAGACGCTCGCGGCGACGACGGTTTTTGCAATTCTCATCTTTTGTCTCCTTCTTTTCGTGCGGGGAATAAAGAGCCGAGTCGCCCCGCGCAACCCGATAAGTTTAGAACTTGTGCGTCAACCCGATCGATGCTTCGACGATGCCGTAGGTGTCGGAGCCTTCCCGCCTCACGTCGATTTCGTCGTTGGCGTAGGAAGCAACGCAGTAGATCGACGTACGCTTCGAGAGGAAGTATTCGTAGGCGGCCGAAGCGCCCCAACGCGTCGTTTTCTCGTCGAGTGCGTTTTCGTCGTTCGACGGGTCGCTTTCGAAGTACCCCGCGGCGAACTTCGCGTCGCCCCCGCCCGCCGGGATGTTGACACCCGTCGTAATCGAGAAGCCGTCCTGGTAGCGTGAGGCCGCCGCGTCGAAGGACCGGAAGACCTTCATCGCATCCGTTCGGGCGTTTTCGAAATACTGAGCGCCCGCGAAGAAGCGCAGCACGCCGAAGTCGTAACTCCCCGTTGCCGTAACCGTAAAGGCGTCGTCGTCATCCCGTGTCGTCGGTGTGTTGCCGTAGTCCCAGGTATCGAGAACGAGTGCCAGATTGAGAGCGTCCCGCTTGTAGGTCGCACCGATCGCGGCGAAGCGGTCGACGTGCGAGGAACCTTCTTCGAACTGAATGCCGTCGGTTGCGGCGTCGTAGTCCTTCTTGGTGTCGATTCCGAAGGAGTACTGCGCCGAAAATTGCAGGCCCGCATACTCGGGCGTGCGGTAGGTCACCGTGTTGTCAAAGCGCAGGTACCCGAAGAAGTAGTTGTTGTTCGCGACCGAATACGTTCCCCAGGACGTGCCGAAGGGCGTACCCCAACCGGTCAGCGCGTAGGTGCCCGCGCCCGACGAGAGTGCACCCGTGCGACCAAAGGCGATTTCTCCGAGCGCCCCCTTCAGGTAAACCGTGCTTTGGCGCCCGAAGAGGCGGTTCGAGAACGTCATGGCACCGTCGTCGGGCGTGAAGCCCGATTCGAGCACGAACCCTGCTTCCCAACCGTTGCCGAGGTCTTCCGAGCCCTTGAGGCCCCAACGGGAACCCTTGTTGACGTTCGAGCGTAGCGAGAGCGCGCCTTCGGACGAGGAATCTGCCGTCCGGGCAGCAGAGCTCTCGGCATCAAGCGACGTGTGCGTATAGGACAGACCGAGGTCTACGTAGCCGTAGAGTTGAACGTCGGCGGCCGAAGCAGCGTTGGTGAAAAGACCGCCGGCCGCAAGGAGCGCGGCGTGAGCGATGATGGATTTCTTCATGGAAATACCTCAGGAAACCCCCGTCTTCGGACAGGGGGAGAAATGGCGTGCGGGGCGAAGCCACGCACACCCGCATCCGTCGTTGTAGGAAAGCAGTCGGCAATGACGCCACCCGATACCTTGAATGACGCCCTCGGGCGTCTGAATGTTGAAGCGGCCCGACGCACGGCACGGTCGGCGCGATGCGCGCGGACGGCATCGAATCGCAGCCGGTCCGAGCGTGGGAAAAGACTGCAAAACGGGCGGCCCGATGCGCGGTGTCATCGAGCCGCCCTTGTCGTTTGCGTTCGCGTTCGAGCGACCGTCAGAGTTCAATGCCGAAGAGCGCCTGCGCGTTCTTGTACATGACCTTTTCGTAGACGGCACGGTTCGGGATCAGCTTTTCGTAGCGCCCGACCGTTTCTTTGAAGGGAAGGAGCGGATAGGCCGAACCGAAGAGGAAGCGGTCCTGCAGGAAGCCGTTCGCCGCATCGACGTACTCGCGCCAGCCCGGGACGCCGCCGAACATGTACATGTCGCCCGCGAGATAGACGTTCGGGTACCAGTAGCACACGCCGAGGATTTCTTGCACGTGCGGCCAACCGCCGTGCGCCATGTAGAACTTGCACTTCGGGAAGGCGGCGGCAATGTCCGCAACCGCCGCATGGTCCGTCGAACGAATGAGGTTGGGCGAATTGTTCCCGCCCGTCATGATGGCGACCGTCAGGCCCTTTTCGGCGCAGAGGTCGTAGACCGGATAGAGCTTCGGGTCGTTGGGCATGGTCGAAACTTTGGCGCGGCCGGGCTCGATGTAGACGCCCTTGAGCGGGCCGTTCACCGCGTACTTTTCGACGAGCTCCATGTTTTTGTCGATCGGATCCGACGCGTCGAGCGTGCAAAGCGACCGAATGCGACCGTTGAAATGCTCCTGCATCTTCACGAGGCTCTCGTTCGGGATGTTGCGCTTCATGGCAAGGCCCATCGTGATCCCGGCCTCGTCCATTTCCTTCAGCATCAACTCTTCCGATTCCTTCGCGACGGAGGGAGGCATCGTCCAACCGGTGCGGGCGTAGGCCGAGCCCGATTTCGCTGCGGGGAAGGTCTTCAGGAATTCACCCCAACGCGGACGAAGGCGCGCGTCGATGACGGGACACGTGGGCTTTTTGAAAACGAAGGGCTCTTCGCTGTCCCACGGCACCATCTGAGCGCGAGCCGTGGTCGTCAAGCCCGCACCGACCGCAAGACCGAGACCGGTCCCCAGGAACGTACGTCGATTCATAGGATTCTCCTTTGCAGTGCACGCTCGGTCCCGCCGATTTGTCTCATTTTGAGAGTGCTCGGTGCACTCGGCAATTTCGGCGCTACGTGACCGCAAGGACGAAATTTATATTAAAGTCGGTTTTTGACTCCATACGTAGAATCGCGGGCTTGCAATTCACGGAAAGGCGTCTGATGTGCAACGGAAGTTCGGTGACTCCGGTTCGGTGCATGTGCGGCGGATCGACTGTCGTACCGACCGTCACAGCCGATTTTCAAGCAGATCGCCTCCCGACGTCGACGAGCGTCCTACGGAGCAAGGGCCGATCTCTTGAGTGCACGAGCACTTTCGCAACACTTGCGCGCAACGTCTTTTCCCGCCCGAAAGCCCGCGTCTAAAATGGTCGAACGCGAGTCCCACCGCGGTCGCGCGGCGAGCCCTCGCGGAAAACCGGACCAAAGGAGAAGAATCATGCAAAGACGAGAATTGCTTCGAAACGGAACGCTCGGCGTGATCGGCGCCGTCGGAACAGTCGGGGCGAGCCTCACGGCAGGTGCGGCCTCGGCCGCGGACCTTGACGCAAAAGGCTCCGCGCGACCGACGTTCGATCGCACGGTCGACGTGCTTGTGATCGGTTCGGGCTTTGCGGGTGCGGCGGCGGCCTTGGCCGCGGCGGAGGCCGGTGCCGAAGTCGAGATCGTCGAAAAGATGGCGTTTGCGGGCGGCAACTCCGCGCTCTCGGGCGGGATGATGGCCGTACCGGGCTCGTCGGTGCAGAAAAAACAAGGCATCGAGGATTCGCCCGAGAAGCTCGTTGAAGACATGCAGCGCATCGGCATGGGACTCGGCGACCCCGAGCTCGTGCGCGCGCTCTGCAACGAAGCTGCGGACACTTTCGAATGGACGCGTCGCCACGGCGTCGTCTGGAACGAAAATCTCACGGGCAAAGGCGGCCATTCCGCGAAGCGTTGCATGGTGACGAAAGAAGGCACGGGGCAAGGGATTTTGAAGCCCTTCTACGCGGAACTCGCGCAGAAAGGTGTTCGCGTGCGCACGAAGGCCTTCGTCTCGCGCATTTTGCGAGACGAGTCGGACGACGCGACCGCCGGAGCCGTAACGGGCGTCGAGCTTCGCGAAGGGTATGTCTTCGGGAAGCCCGACTCCGGAAAGCTCGTGCGCGTCGGCGTGCGTCGCGGAGTTGTCTTGGCCTACGGCGGCTTTGCCGCCGACAAGGCCTACCGACGCCGCCTCGACCCGAAGCTTTCCGACGACCTGAAGACCACGAACCAGCCGGGGGCCACGTCCGAACTGTGGCGCGAAGCAAGCCGCATCGGTGCTCGCATCATTCAGGCCGACTGGATCCAGTGCCTGCCGACGTGCTCTCCCAAGGAAGAAGGCATGGGACTTGCCACTCACTTCGCCGACATCGCGGGCGCGCTCTACGGTTGCTGGGTGAGCACGCTCACCGGTGCGCGCTTTGCAAGCGAATTCGCGGACCGCAAGGTGTTGACGGACGCCATCATCGGCGTCATGGGGAAGGGCGGGCAGGCGCTTGCCGTCGCGGATGCGAACGGGGTCGCGGAAATGGAGAAGGTTCGCCCGGGGCTTCTCAAAAAGGTGGTGGAGGCGGGCGTCGTGACCGAGCACGCTTCGCCCGAAGCGCTCGCCAAGGCCTACGGCATGGATCCCGCGGCGTTTGAGGCGGGTATTCGCGACTACAACGCGCTCGTGCGCGCGGGCAAAGACACCGCCTTCGGGCGACCCCTCGAAAAGGCCGCAAAGGAGCTCGCGCTCGATCGCGGGCCCTGGTACGCGTCCGTCATGAGTCCGAAGCTTCACCACTGCATGGGGGGCGTCACGGTCAATGCCGCCACCGAAGTGCTCGACGTCATGACCGACCGTCCGATTCCGGGGCTCTACGCCGCGGGCGAATGCGCGGGCGGCATCCACGGGGCCGTGCGTATCGGTGCGTGCGCCGTCATGGATTGTCTCGTCAACGGTCGCAAGGCGGGTGCCGCCGCGGCCGCGCGGAAGGCTTGA
It encodes:
- a CDS encoding FAD-dependent oxidoreductase, which produces MRIAKTVVAASVSLMALCAQAGIDPATLPLETLSADVVVVGAGGTGMAAAAAAAEKGAKVIVFEKMPMIGGSSAFAGGAIAGGSTNLQKKEGVTDATPEGFIKIWLDDQKRSFPGGNPAFPDVKLVDRMGHEFTETVNWLETNVGHQYASPRPFGYGGPRYAHAPLKSPVPASGRGSSPAGGRFVIESLKTYTDKLGVDIRTATPVDDLVVKDGAVVGVTAHNKTTRYEVSAKAVVLATGGFAHNKEMLAKFVPQYAPFADLSVATVGATGDGIRMAVKAGGVMYDDAWVIGLYVNSLKSELTKTFTTKDKYKDRVFVNQKGERFVNENLPYLTDYVAEQEKAWAIVDSADAEKVKVLVDYPDAELAVGANTWEELARKMGVPPEALKRTMDAYNEACETGDDKAFKKPKTYLKPFLKAPFYAVRVVPQTGGTMGGVKVNDKFQVVRADGSPVKGLYAGGEVQNRPYYGRVYTSGTGLGIAYTSGRIAGGYAAEEK
- a CDS encoding flavocytochrome c, with product MQRRELLRNGTLGVIGAVGTVGASLTAGAASAADLDAKGSARPTFDRTVDVLVIGSGFAGAAAALAAAEAGAEVEIVEKMAFAGGNSALSGGMMAVPGSSVQKKQGIEDSPEKLVEDMQRIGMGLGDPELVRALCNEAADTFEWTRRHGVVWNENLTGKGGHSAKRCMVTKEGTGQGILKPFYAELAQKGVRVRTKAFVSRILRDESDDATAGAVTGVELREGYVFGKPDSGKLVRVGVRRGVVLAYGGFAADKAYRRRLDPKLSDDLKTTNQPGATSELWREASRIGARIIQADWIQCLPTCSPKEEGMGLATHFADIAGALYGCWVSTLTGARFASEFADRKVLTDAIIGVMGKGGQALAVADANGVAEMEKVRPGLLKKVVEAGVVTEHASPEALAKAYGMDPAAFEAGIRDYNALVRAGKDTAFGRPLEKAAKELALDRGPWYASVMSPKLHHCMGGVTVNAATEVLDVMTDRPIPGLYAAGECAGGIHGAVRIGACAVMDCLVNGRKAGAAAAARKA
- a CDS encoding amidohydrolase family protein translates to MNRRTFLGTGLGLAVGAGLTTTARAQMVPWDSEEPFVFKKPTCPVIDARLRPRWGEFLKTFPAAKSGSAYARTGWTMPPSVAKESEELMLKEMDEAGITMGLAMKRNIPNESLVKMQEHFNGRIRSLCTLDASDPIDKNMELVEKYAVNGPLKGVYIEPGRAKVSTMPNDPKLYPVYDLCAEKGLTVAIMTGGNNSPNLIRSTDHAAVADIAAAFPKCKFYMAHGGWPHVQEILGVCYWYPNVYLAGDMYMFGGVPGWREYVDAANGFLQDRFLFGSAYPLLPFKETVGRYEKLIPNRAVYEKVMYKNAQALFGIEL
- a CDS encoding porin; translated protein: MKKSIIAHAALLAAGGLFTNAASAADVQLYGYVDLGLSYTHTSLDAESSAARTADSSSEGALSLRSNVNKGSRWGLKGSEDLGNGWEAGFVLESGFTPDDGAMTFSNRLFGRQSTVYLKGALGEIAFGRTGALSSGAGTYALTGWGTPFGTSWGTYSVANNNYFFGYLRFDNTVTYRTPEYAGLQFSAQYSFGIDTKKDYDAATDGIQFEEGSSHVDRFAAIGATYKRDALNLALVLDTWDYGNTPTTRDDDDAFTVTATGSYDFGVLRFFAGAQYFENARTDAMKVFRSFDAAASRYQDGFSITTGVNIPAGGGDAKFAAGYFESDPSNDENALDEKTTRWGASAAYEYFLSKRTSIYCVASYANDEIDVRREGSDTYGIVEASIGLTHKF
- a CDS encoding sensor histidine kinase, with amino-acid sequence MSQRTPPLCLRALFVTLSVALGLVLAVPAESRTSAAAPEAERDARDESSPGRPVITIGLVDTFTPDFYMYSFVPLVEALRAKLPQYEVRTFEFARGTDLERVEFKPNTFLILSSGDAVRFDALGLEEIATRRVAGSANVDRTIGAVFVVPAKSPVRTLEDLKGRSVATTSPAAFEGWLVPMNEIARAGFDPEHFFSEVLFTEWNVPDAATMVLSGQTEAAILSTCALEEAVAAGAIDPQALRVVNEQPPVGAGGCKRSTELFPDMMLASLPNAHPDVVRDVTVAVLTAPPDRRGYDWVSNNNRQRVLELMERLQLGPWAYLRDMSPSALVERYKVPLAALAAALLILAVHVVRVNLLVRRRTRELTRESHRREAAAEALRASRQALANLERAGMVAQLSAMFAHELKQPLTAIVNYLTGIKMLREQGTFDPAREAFPIDRSLEAAYLAADIVERVRQSAKRQMPVPERTDLCSVLSCAMQHAGAMKSSVLIERRQPDTPVWVDVDALEIELVLVNLIKNALEAVERTNPADGRLEVTLRADGDRALVTVEDNGEALSDDVFGNLGKPHASSKKEGLGLGLAIAVSIAEAHRGHLAFDRRQPQGLRATLTLPLATPDAASTPSTRNLNRDFA